In one Juglans regia cultivar Chandler chromosome 11, Walnut 2.0, whole genome shotgun sequence genomic region, the following are encoded:
- the LOC108998782 gene encoding glutamate dehydrogenase A: MNALAATNRNFRHAARLLGLDSKLEKSLLIPFREIKVECTIPKDDGSLVSYIGFRVQHDNARGPMKGGIRYHPEVDPDEVNALAQLMTWKTAVADIPYGGAKGGIGCNPKDLSKSELERLTRVFTQKIHDLIGIHTDVPAPDMGTNAQTMAWILDEYSKFHGHSPAIVTGKPIDLGGSLGRDAATGRGVVYGTEALLAEHGKSIKDLTFVIQGFGNVGSWAARLIHERGGRIVAVSDITGAVKNPKGIDITELLNHKESTGSLKDFHGGKIMDPNELLVHECDVLIPCALGGVLNRENAADVKAKFIIEAANHPTDPEADEILSKKGVIILPDIYANAGGVTVSYFEWVQNIQGFMWDEEKVNKELRRYMTRAFQNVKNMCKSHDCNLRMGAFTLGVNRVARATLLRGWEA, from the exons ATGAATGCTCTCGCCGCAACGAACCGTAATTTCCGCCATGCGGCACGTTTACTCGGGTTGGACTCAAAGTTAGAAAAGAGCCTCTTGATTCCCTTCAGGGAGATCAAG GTGGAGTGCACGATCCCCAAGGATGACGGCAGTCTGGTATCGTACATTGGGTTCAGAGTACAACATGACAATGCACGTGGGCCCATGAAGGGTGGGATCAGATATCATCCTGAG gtTGACCCTGATGAGGTGAATGCTCTGGCTCAACTAATGACTTGGAAGACGGCTGTCGCAGACATTCCATATGGAGGAGCAAAGGGTGGGATTGGATGCAACCCAAAGGACTTGAGTAAGAGCGAGTTGGAGCGTCTCACTCGTGTCTTTACCCAGAAAATCCATGATCTTATTGGAATTCATACTGATGTTCCTGCACCAGACATGGGCACTAATGCTCAG ACTATGGCATGGATTTTGGATGAGTACTCAAAATTTCATGGTCACTCACCAGCTATTGTGACAGGAAAGCCCATA GATCTTGGTGGATCACTCGGTAGGGATGCTGCTACTGGGCGGGGTGTTGTATATGGAACAGAGGCTTTACTTGCTGAGCATGGGAAGTCAATTAAGGATCTAACATTTGTTATTCAG GGATTTGGAAACGTGGGTTCTTGGGCAGCTAGGCTAATTCATGAGAGAGGCGGTAGAATCGTTGCAGTGAGTGACATCACTGGTGCAGTTAAGAACCCAAAAGGAATTGATATAACAGAATTGCTTAATCATAAAGAAAGCACTGGAAGTTTAAAAGATTTCCATGGTGGAAAGATAATGGATCCAAATGAACTGCTTGTTCATGAATGTGACGTTCTCATCCCATGTGCTTTAGGTGGAGTTCTGAACAG GGAAAACGCTGCCGATGTGAAGGCCAAATTTATAATTGAGGCAGCAAACCATCCTACTGATCCTGAAGCAGATGAG ATCCTATCAAAGAAAGGAGTTATAATACTCCCTGATATATATGCCAATGCTGGAGGTGTGACCGTTAGCTACTTTGAGTGGGTTCAG AATATTCAAGGTTTTATGTGGGATGAAGAGAAGGTAAATAAGGAGCTTAGGAGGTACATGACTCGAGCTTTTCAAAACGTGAAGAACATGTGCAAGTCACATGACTGCAATCTCCGAATGGGTGCCTTCACACTAGGAGTAAACCGGGTTGCGCGTGCCACCCTCCTAAGGGGTTGGGAAGCGTAA
- the LOC108998811 gene encoding light-harvesting complex-like protein 3 isotype 1, chloroplastic, with protein sequence MAEQHLKSPLHIDKSKNAKDEVENGIELEHSAPRFTDERWKHGTWDLNMNSLSLAERTTIFSETFSIVPLILALKEARRRKFLELYPEASTNEEPVLFRTSIIPWWAWLSRSHIPEAELLNGFFMAYLVDALTGLDVVGQTGNFICKAGLLVTVIGVMLFRRTQDFENLKRLADEATFYDKQWQASWQDNKSAATGASKQTGKNS encoded by the exons ATGGCAGAACAGCATTTGAAGTCTCCTTTGCACATTGATAAATCAAAGAATGCGAAAGATGAAGTGGAGAATGGAATAGAACTAGAACATTCTGCGCCGAGATTTACAGATGAGCGATGGAAGCATGGGACATGGGATCTAAACAT GAACTCGCTCTCTCTCGCAGAAAGAACAACCATTTTTTCCGAGACCTTTTCTATTGTTCCCTTAATCTTAGCTCTAAAAG AAGCAAGGAGAAGGAAGTTTCTTGAATTGTATCCAGAAGCATCAACAAACGAAGAACCAGTGCTATTCCGGACTTCCATCATTCCTTGGTGGGCATGGCTGAGTAGATCTCATATCCCAGAAGCCGAGCTCCTCAATG GGTTCTTCATGGCATACTTAGTAGATGCATTGACAGGGCTTGATGTAGTAGGCCAAACTGGAAATTTCATATGCAAGGCCGGACTCTTAGTGACGGTCATCGGCGTGATGCTCTTCAGGCGAACCCAAGACTTTGAGAATCTGAAAAGGCTAGCCGATGAGGCTACCTTCTATGACAAGCAATGGCAAGCATCGTGGCAAGACAACAAGAGTGCAGCCACCGGTGCTTCGAAGCAAACTGGAAAGAACTCTTAG
- the LOC108998873 gene encoding uncharacterized protein LOC108998873 isoform X1: MATASPPSPPLQDNVDAERRLREAEDRLREAIEELQRRQRRAGAARGAHQHQHQHQHHQHCPPCDHAVDEPSCVANAIGNLCQSFLLSYGVRVGIGILLRAFKLARRQSYSSLLDLKQLVSEKDLIVREEACRIGLFFGGFTGSYHALRCLLRKLRKKETPFNAILAGSVAGLSILALEDSNRRRTLALYLLARVAQCAYNSAKSKNKFHLWGSHWRHGDSLLFALACAQVMYVFVMRPESLPKAYQDFIQKTGPVAQPVYKAVRDSCRGYPVDVVSLSAYLSDRWNSNCVKLEEFPSIVPCSVIHPDTNSCLAHNANATSATFRKTFPLYFSLTFVPFVVLHLQKFLDAPARTCGLAVKGAVRSTAFLSAFVGIFQGVICMHRKVSSKDHKLVYWIAGGMAALSVLLEKKARRSELALYVLPRAGASLWYILVNRHLLPDIRNAEVFLFCICMGGIMYYLDYEPDTMAPFLRGLIRRFLASRISSPGLASNRNASYTYLETLDVMKKPKLQDGRPDEASPSQKYNLESIPGL; encoded by the exons ATGGCAACTGCGTCTCCGCCATCGCCACCTCTGCAGGATAACGTTGACGCAGAACGCCGGCTCCGGGAGGCTGAGGACCGCCTCCGTGAGGCTATCGAGGAGCTCCAGCGCCGCCAGCGCAGGGCCGGGGCCGCGCGTGGTGCCCACCAGCACCAGCACCAGCACCAGCACCATCAGCATTGCCCGCCCTGCGACCACGCCGTAGACGAGCCGTCGTGCGTGGCTAACGCCATCGGCAACCTATGCCAGAGCTTCCTCCTCTCCTACGGCGTACGCGTCGGCATCGGGATCCTCCTCCGCGCTTTCAAGCTCGCCCGTCGCCAGTCCTACTCCTCCCTCCTCGATCTCAAG CAACTTGTCTCAGAAAAAGATCTAATAGTAAGAGAGGAAGCGTGCCGTATCGGATTATTTTTTGGTGGATTCACTGGATCTTATCATGCCCTTAGATGTTTGTTGAGAAagttgagaaagaaagagacGCCATTCAATGC CATTTTAGCAGGTTCAGTTGCTGGCCTGTCTATTTTAGCCCTAGAGGATTCTAACAGGAGGCGTACACTTGCTTTATATCTTCTGGCTAGGGTAGCTCAG TGTGCGTATAATTCTGCAAAGTCTAAGAACAAGTTTCACCTTTGGGGAAGCCATTGGAGGCATGGAGATTCTTTGCTGTTTGCTTTGGCTTGTGCACAG GTTATGTATGTCTTTGTAATGCGTCCTGAGAGCTTGCCGAAAGCATATCAAGACTTCATCCAGAAGACCGGTCCTGTTGCGCAGCCTGTATACAAGGCAGTGAGGGACAGCTGTAGAGGTTACCCTGTGGATGTGGTCTCACTTTCTGCATACTTATCTGACAGATGGAATTCCAACTGTGTAAAGTTGGAAGAGTTTCCCTCCATTGTTCCTTGTTCTGTTATTCACCCAGACACAAACTCCTGTTTAGCTCACAATGCAAATGCAACATCAGCCACGTTCAGGAAAACATTTCCACTTTACTTCTCTTTGACCTTTGTACCATTTGTTGTTTTGCATCTACAAAAG TTCTTGGATGCTCCTGCTCGTACCTGCGGGCTTGCTGTTAAGGGGGCTGTTCGCTCAACAGCATTCCTTTCAGCTTTTGTTGGGATTTTTCAG GGAGTTATATGTATGCATAGAAAAGTCTCATCAAAAGACCACAAGCTTGTATATTGGATCGCAGGTGGTATGGCTGCTCTTTCCGTACTGTTGGAGAAAAAAGCTAGACGGAGTGAACTTGCTTTATATGTTCTTCCCCGAGCTGGAGCCTCATTGTGGTATATCTTAGTGAACCGCCACCTGCTTCCAGATATTAGGAATGCTGAG gtgtttttattttgtatctGTATGGGAGGAATTATGTACTATTTGGATTATGAACCAGACACCATGGCTCCATTCCTGAGGGGCTTGATTCGCCGATTCCTTGCCAGCAGAATTAGCAGTCCTGGCCTTGCATCAAATCGTAATGCTTCCTACACATATTTGGAAACTCTTGATGTCATGAAAAAGCCAAAATTGCAAGATGGTCGGCCAGATGAAGCTTCCCCTTCTCAAAAATACAATCTTGAATCCATTCCAGGACTCTAG
- the LOC108998873 gene encoding uncharacterized protein LOC108998873 isoform X2, producing MATASPPSPPLQDNVDAERRLREAEDRLREAIEELQRRQRRAGAARGAHQHQHQHQHHQHCPPCDHAVDEPSCVANAIGNLCQSFLLSYGVRVGIGILLRAFKLARRQSYSSLLDLKQLVSEKDLIVREEACRIGLFFGGFTGSYHALRCLLRKLRKKETPFNAILAGSVAGLSILALEDSNRRRTLALYLLARVAQCAYNSAKSKNKFHLWGSHWRHGDSLLFALACAQVMYVFVMRPESLPKAYQDFIQKTGPVAQPVYKAVRDSCRGYPVDVVSLSAYLSDRWNSNCVKLEEFPSIVPCSVIHPDTNSCLAHNANATSATFRKTFPLYFSLTFVPFVVLHLQKFLDAPARTCGLAVKGAVRSTAFLSAFVGIFQGVICMHRKVSSKDHKLVYWIAGGMAALSVLLEKKARRSELALYVLPRAGASLWYILVNRHLLPDIRNAEALT from the exons ATGGCAACTGCGTCTCCGCCATCGCCACCTCTGCAGGATAACGTTGACGCAGAACGCCGGCTCCGGGAGGCTGAGGACCGCCTCCGTGAGGCTATCGAGGAGCTCCAGCGCCGCCAGCGCAGGGCCGGGGCCGCGCGTGGTGCCCACCAGCACCAGCACCAGCACCAGCACCATCAGCATTGCCCGCCCTGCGACCACGCCGTAGACGAGCCGTCGTGCGTGGCTAACGCCATCGGCAACCTATGCCAGAGCTTCCTCCTCTCCTACGGCGTACGCGTCGGCATCGGGATCCTCCTCCGCGCTTTCAAGCTCGCCCGTCGCCAGTCCTACTCCTCCCTCCTCGATCTCAAG CAACTTGTCTCAGAAAAAGATCTAATAGTAAGAGAGGAAGCGTGCCGTATCGGATTATTTTTTGGTGGATTCACTGGATCTTATCATGCCCTTAGATGTTTGTTGAGAAagttgagaaagaaagagacGCCATTCAATGC CATTTTAGCAGGTTCAGTTGCTGGCCTGTCTATTTTAGCCCTAGAGGATTCTAACAGGAGGCGTACACTTGCTTTATATCTTCTGGCTAGGGTAGCTCAG TGTGCGTATAATTCTGCAAAGTCTAAGAACAAGTTTCACCTTTGGGGAAGCCATTGGAGGCATGGAGATTCTTTGCTGTTTGCTTTGGCTTGTGCACAG GTTATGTATGTCTTTGTAATGCGTCCTGAGAGCTTGCCGAAAGCATATCAAGACTTCATCCAGAAGACCGGTCCTGTTGCGCAGCCTGTATACAAGGCAGTGAGGGACAGCTGTAGAGGTTACCCTGTGGATGTGGTCTCACTTTCTGCATACTTATCTGACAGATGGAATTCCAACTGTGTAAAGTTGGAAGAGTTTCCCTCCATTGTTCCTTGTTCTGTTATTCACCCAGACACAAACTCCTGTTTAGCTCACAATGCAAATGCAACATCAGCCACGTTCAGGAAAACATTTCCACTTTACTTCTCTTTGACCTTTGTACCATTTGTTGTTTTGCATCTACAAAAG TTCTTGGATGCTCCTGCTCGTACCTGCGGGCTTGCTGTTAAGGGGGCTGTTCGCTCAACAGCATTCCTTTCAGCTTTTGTTGGGATTTTTCAG GGAGTTATATGTATGCATAGAAAAGTCTCATCAAAAGACCACAAGCTTGTATATTGGATCGCAGGTGGTATGGCTGCTCTTTCCGTACTGTTGGAGAAAAAAGCTAGACGGAGTGAACTTGCTTTATATGTTCTTCCCCGAGCTGGAGCCTCATTGTGGTATATCTTAGTGAACCGCCACCTGCTTCCAGATATTAGGAATGCTGAG GCACTTACTTAA